The following proteins are encoded in a genomic region of Dasypus novemcinctus isolate mDasNov1 chromosome 21, mDasNov1.1.hap2, whole genome shotgun sequence:
- the LOC101433506 gene encoding heterogeneous nuclear ribonucleoprotein C-like: MASNVTNKTDPRSMNSRVFIGNLNTLVVKKSEVEAIFSKYGKIVGCSVHKGFAFVQYVNERNARAAVAGEDGRMIAGQVLDINLAAEPKVNRGKAGVKRSAAEMYGSSFDLDYDFQRDYYDRMFSYPARVPPPPPIARAVVPSKRQRVSGNTSRRGKSGFNSKSGQRGSSSKSGKLKGDDLQAIKKELTQIKQKVDSLLESLEKIEKEQRKQGEMKNGKSEEEQSSSSLKKDETNVKMESEGGADDSAEEGDLLDDDDNEDRGDDQLELIKDDEKEAEEGEDDRDSANGEDDS; this comes from the exons ATGGCCAGCAATGTTACCAACAAGACAGATCCTCGCTCCATGAACTCCCGTGTATTCATTGGGAATCTCAATACTCTTGTGGTGAAGAAGTCTGAGGTGGAGGCAATCTTCTCAAAGTATGGCAAAATTGTGGGCTGCTCTGTTCATAAGGGCTTTGCCTTTGTTCAGTATGTTAATGAGAGAAATGCCCGCGCTGCTGTGGCAGGAGAAGATGGCAGAATGATTGCTGGCCAGGTTTTAGATATTAATTTGGCTGCAGAGCCAAAAGTGAACAGAGGAAAAGCAGGTGTGAAACGATCTGCAGCGGAGATGTACGG CTCTTCTTTTGACTTGGACTATGACTTTCAACGGGATTATTATGACAGGATGTTCAGCTACCCAGCACgtgttcctcctcctcctcccattgCTCGTGCTGTAGTGCCCTCAAAACGCCAGCGTGTGTCAGGAAACACCTCACGAAGGGGCAAAAGTGGCTTCAATTCCAAGAGTGGACAGCGGGGATCTTCTTCTAAGTCTGGAAAATTGAAAGGAGATGACCTTCAGGCCATTAAGAAGGAGTTGACCCAGATAAAACAAAAAGTGGATTCTCTTCTGGAAAGCTTggagaaaattgaaaaggagCAGCGCAAGCAAGGAGAGATGAAGAATGGTAAGTCagaagaggagcagagcagcagcTCCCTGAAGAAAGATGAGACTAATGTGAAGATGGAGTCTGAGGGGGGTGCAGATGACTCTGCTGAGGAGGGGGACCTActggatgatgatgataatgaagaTCGGGGGGATGACCAGCTGGAGTTGATCAAGGATGAtgaaaaagaggcagaggaaggagaggatgACAGAGACAGCGCCAATGGCGAGGATGACTCTTAA